In one Candidatus Nomurabacteria bacterium genomic region, the following are encoded:
- the raiA gene encoding ribosome-associated translation inhibitor RaiA has protein sequence MIDRISITGIKFDVDEATKKYVIKKISRLDRYLPRHARKTASADVILKEVNKAHGNKYEAEVIINVPGKLMAAKDSTVNMLAALDIVEAKLAAQLHKYKSEAVSHRGRHGVLARFRRDQGPEAIEAVEAS, from the coding sequence ATGATTGACAGAATTTCTATCACGGGCATCAAATTTGACGTTGATGAGGCAACAAAAAAATACGTAATCAAAAAAATTTCCAGACTAGATAGATATTTGCCGCGACATGCGCGTAAGACGGCGAGTGCCGACGTGATTTTAAAAGAAGTTAATAAGGCTCACGGTAATAAATATGAGGCTGAAGTTATCATTAATGTGCCTGGAAAACTGATGGCAGCAAAGGATTCTACGGTTAATATGCTGGCAGCTTTGGATATCGTTGAGGCGAAATTAGCTGCGCAATTACATAAATACAAGTCAGAGGCTGTGAGTCATAGGGGGCGACATGGGGTTTTGGCTCGATTTAGGCGCGATCAAGGGCCAGAAGCTATTGAGGCTGTCGAAGCTTCTTAG
- the serS gene encoding serine--tRNA ligase, which produces MIDIRLLREQPELVAQNAKNKGYDIDVNKIVALDDERRLLQQQVDELRERRNQNAAKMKGGKPEQVLIDEGKQIKVELAEREGYLSQADKSFSELFEQLPNLVFDDVPVGGEEDSVEIKKWGDQKTGAVDHLDFAAKRDWVDFERGAKVAGAKFYYLKGDLALLENAITQYALSVLVGKGFTYMTVPHMVNGRTATGTGFAPRSSDQSDEYFIEGEDLSLIATAEMPLTGYHADEIIDEVNLPLLYAGYSPSYRKEAGTYGKHTRGLFRVHQFNKLEMYAFTLPGQSKEVHEKLLGIEEEIWQAIGIPYHVINIASGDLGAPAAKKYDIEYWSPVDGSYRELTSCSNCTDFQARNMNIRVRRQDGNVEVLHTLNGTAVSLARSLVAIIEHYQQSDGTLLVPEVLRPYIGGRAVL; this is translated from the coding sequence ATGATTGATATCCGTTTGTTGCGTGAGCAGCCTGAACTTGTAGCGCAGAATGCCAAGAATAAAGGCTATGACATTGATGTGAACAAAATAGTTGCTCTTGACGATGAACGACGATTGCTTCAACAGCAAGTAGATGAATTGCGAGAACGGCGAAATCAAAATGCTGCCAAGATGAAGGGCGGTAAGCCCGAACAGGTTCTAATAGATGAAGGCAAGCAGATTAAAGTTGAGCTAGCAGAACGAGAAGGATATTTGAGCCAAGCAGACAAAAGCTTTAGCGAGTTGTTTGAGCAGCTTCCGAATTTAGTTTTTGATGATGTGCCTGTTGGTGGAGAAGAAGACAGTGTTGAAATTAAAAAGTGGGGTGACCAGAAGACTGGTGCGGTTGACCACTTAGACTTTGCAGCTAAACGGGATTGGGTTGATTTTGAGCGTGGCGCAAAAGTGGCTGGCGCAAAATTCTACTATCTAAAGGGCGACCTGGCGTTGCTTGAGAACGCAATTACGCAGTATGCATTGTCGGTTCTTGTTGGCAAGGGGTTTACTTATATGACCGTACCTCATATGGTCAACGGTCGAACGGCAACCGGTACGGGCTTTGCGCCACGAAGTAGCGACCAGTCGGACGAATACTTTATCGAGGGTGAGGACTTGTCGTTAATCGCGACTGCTGAGATGCCGTTAACCGGCTACCATGCCGATGAAATAATAGATGAAGTCAATTTACCGTTGCTTTACGCCGGTTATAGCCCGAGCTACCGTAAGGAAGCTGGGACGTACGGCAAGCATACCCGTGGACTGTTTCGTGTTCACCAGTTTAATAAACTGGAAATGTATGCGTTTACGCTACCTGGTCAGAGTAAAGAAGTGCACGAAAAGCTTCTTGGTATCGAGGAGGAGATTTGGCAAGCAATCGGTATACCGTATCACGTCATTAATATTGCTAGTGGCGACCTAGGCGCGCCTGCGGCCAAAAAATACGACATTGAATACTGGTCTCCAGTTGATGGAAGTTATCGCGAATTAACTAGTTGTAGTAATTGTACTGATTTTCAGGCACGAAATATGAATATCCGTGTACGTCGCCAGGACGGTAACGTAGAAGTTCTACATACATTAAATGGAACGGCAGTTAGCTTGGCGCGTTCACTTGTGGCAATTATTGAGCACTATCAGCAATCAGATGGGACTCTGCTAGTTCCGGAAGTTCTTCGACCATATATTGGTGGTCGAGCGGTGCTATAA
- a CDS encoding ABC transporter permease: MIKRRDIIRRAGRSLRQAKTRTLLTSLAIAVGAFTLTVSIAAGEGSRQYADNLIRSNIDPQTLIIAKDKTLFGGGGAVQSGLKEYDPNALSSSAGAGRTITFKQLTASDLEKLRKEKDLESVRPRYNVSAKYITFEGLPKKYIADITQYDPGVRSDAAAGNIPVLGTDIGADDVIIPESYAKKLGVKHLSDLVGKKITVTVSKPATTPTEAEINQIIATKGLSGLRQLSQSESKDVVLTIRAVSQQSSATLTSNQAMQISDAKAQELTDYTTKGTPNYQKYVIVTAKVKKGIDPEVVKQKLKKQDYTVQTAKDLQNLLFTVVTILQGIVSGFGVLALLTSVFGIINTQYISVLERTSQIGLMKALGMRSKDVAKLFRYEAAWIGFLGGAIGAAVAWGAGTALNPWITEQLTLGDGNYLLVFQPLPIVGLIIGLMIIAVCAGYLPARKAAKLDPIEALRTE; encoded by the coding sequence ATGATTAAGAGGCGGGACATAATACGCCGAGCCGGGCGTAGTTTACGCCAGGCAAAAACGAGGACGCTTTTGACGAGCCTGGCCATTGCAGTGGGTGCGTTTACGTTGACGGTGTCGATTGCAGCCGGTGAAGGTTCGCGACAATATGCCGATAACCTCATCAGGAGTAATATTGATCCGCAGACGTTGATTATTGCCAAGGACAAGACACTGTTTGGCGGTGGTGGTGCAGTTCAGTCCGGGTTGAAGGAATATGATCCGAATGCATTGAGTAGTAGTGCTGGCGCTGGGCGTACCATCACTTTTAAACAACTGACGGCTTCGGATTTAGAAAAACTACGTAAAGAAAAAGATCTTGAATCTGTCCGACCTAGGTATAACGTATCGGCAAAGTATATAACATTTGAGGGGCTTCCAAAAAAGTATATAGCAGACATCACACAATATGATCCGGGAGTTCGGAGTGATGCTGCGGCTGGCAATATTCCTGTGCTTGGCACCGACATTGGGGCCGATGATGTCATCATACCTGAGTCGTATGCGAAAAAGCTTGGTGTGAAACATTTATCGGATTTGGTGGGAAAGAAAATTACGGTTACCGTTTCTAAGCCAGCGACAACGCCTACCGAAGCTGAAATAAATCAAATAATCGCAACGAAAGGTTTGAGTGGTTTAAGACAATTGTCTCAATCTGAATCGAAAGACGTTGTACTGACGATTCGTGCTGTTAGCCAGCAGTCATCTGCGACGTTGACTTCGAATCAGGCTATGCAGATTTCTGACGCGAAAGCTCAAGAACTGACTGACTATACTACGAAAGGAACGCCAAATTATCAGAAGTATGTCATCGTGACGGCAAAAGTGAAGAAGGGTATTGACCCGGAAGTCGTGAAGCAGAAGCTCAAGAAGCAGGATTACACGGTACAAACAGCTAAGGATTTACAGAATTTACTTTTTACAGTCGTTACTATCTTGCAGGGGATTGTTTCAGGCTTTGGTGTGCTGGCATTGCTGACTAGTGTGTTTGGCATTATCAACACGCAGTACATCAGTGTACTAGAGCGTACGAGTCAGATTGGCCTGATGAAAGCGTTAGGTATGAGAAGTAAGGACGTGGCAAAATTATTCCGATATGAGGCGGCGTGGATTGGTTTTCTTGGTGGGGCTATCGGGGCGGCTGTAGCTTGGGGTGCCGGTACGGCGCTGAACCCATGGATTACTGAGCAGCTTACTCTTGGTGACGGCAATTATTTATTAGTCTTTCAGCCGTTGCCGATTGTTGGTCTGATTATCGGACTGATGATTATTGCCGTGTGTGCTGGTTATCTGCCTGCACGAAAGGCCGCTAAGCTTGATCCGATTGAAGCACTGCGCACCGAATAA
- a CDS encoding ABC transporter ATP-binding protein, which yields MIEVRHVTKKYGKKQNAFVALNDISFKVPSGASVAIIGKSGSGKSTLMHVMSGLDRPENGEVIIDEEDILKLKSKAVDKFRATKMSFIFQSFFVQGNETCYDNVSLPLEIAGVPKRTRKQKVLKALEAVELGEKLKSRARDLSGGQKQRLAIARAIVNAPQVLFADEPTGNLDSTTGDVIEKLLFDYTKKQGATLIIVTHDHDLASKCDMQIYIKDGEITNINGGHAKRTESKKISVSGGKKVKK from the coding sequence ATGATTGAAGTCCGTCATGTAACTAAAAAGTATGGCAAGAAACAAAACGCATTTGTAGCACTTAACGATATCAGTTTTAAGGTACCGAGCGGTGCTAGTGTGGCGATTATTGGAAAGTCTGGTAGCGGTAAATCAACGTTGATGCATGTGATGAGCGGTCTAGATAGGCCGGAAAATGGTGAAGTAATCATTGACGAAGAAGATATTTTGAAGTTAAAGAGTAAGGCTGTAGATAAGTTTCGGGCAACCAAGATGAGTTTTATTTTTCAGTCTTTTTTCGTGCAGGGGAATGAAACGTGTTACGACAACGTTAGTTTACCGCTAGAAATTGCTGGTGTGCCGAAAAGGACGCGTAAACAGAAGGTGCTTAAAGCGCTTGAAGCTGTTGAATTGGGTGAAAAATTAAAATCTCGTGCTAGAGATCTTTCTGGGGGCCAAAAGCAGCGACTGGCGATTGCTCGCGCAATCGTTAATGCTCCGCAAGTGCTTTTTGCTGACGAGCCTACAGGCAATTTAGATAGTACGACTGGTGATGTGATTGAGAAATTGCTATTCGACTACACTAAAAAACAGGGAGCGACATTGATAATCGTGACCCATGATCACGATCTGGCGAGTAAATGCGATATGCAGATATATATAAAAGACGGCGAGATTACGAATATAAACGGTGGTCATGCGAAGCGTACTGAAAGTAAGAAGATATCTGTTAGCGGTGGAAAGAAGGTCAAGAAATGA
- a CDS encoding aminotransferase class IV, with protein MATIHDKAYFNQKIVPIAQAHLSVASAAVLYGLSIYTVFYVLPEKGRFRAFRLQQHYDRLRSSAKIIGLDWPKNLSFDKFQELVKGLLDANSPDEPVFVRATVHADGLLPGTRSRGVSTQLSMFIYTATPIMKSSGVRLKTSQWRRIPDNSIPSRAKVNGAYVNSVLAHQDALDAGYDDCIFLDQSGHVCELAAANIFMVRDGRLITPDTSSDLLEGINRRAIIEMAEAAGISVQERTVDLTELYIADEVFVCGTSAFVASVAEIDGRKLDGENSITQKIAILHAEALRSGDVL; from the coding sequence ATGGCAACGATTCACGACAAAGCGTACTTCAATCAAAAAATAGTACCGATTGCTCAGGCGCACTTGTCTGTTGCTAGCGCGGCGGTACTTTACGGCCTTAGCATATACACGGTATTTTATGTTTTGCCTGAAAAAGGTAGGTTTCGTGCATTTCGTTTGCAACAGCATTATGATCGGTTACGGTCTTCAGCAAAAATCATTGGTTTGGATTGGCCGAAGAATTTGTCTTTTGATAAATTTCAAGAGTTGGTGAAGGGGTTGCTTGATGCTAATAGTCCTGACGAACCAGTGTTTGTGCGGGCTACGGTCCATGCAGATGGTCTGTTGCCTGGCACTCGTTCCCGAGGGGTTTCTACGCAGTTGAGCATGTTTATTTATACGGCTACGCCAATTATGAAATCGAGTGGCGTTCGGCTTAAGACTAGCCAATGGCGTCGCATACCGGACAATAGTATACCTTCACGAGCCAAGGTGAATGGCGCTTATGTGAATTCGGTATTAGCTCATCAGGACGCGCTTGATGCTGGTTACGACGATTGTATATTCCTAGATCAATCCGGGCATGTTTGCGAGCTCGCTGCGGCCAATATATTTATGGTGCGCGATGGAAGACTGATCACTCCTGATACAAGCAGTGATTTGCTGGAGGGGATTAATCGTCGAGCAATTATTGAAATGGCGGAAGCGGCAGGTATATCAGTTCAGGAACGCACCGTCGACTTAACGGAGCTTTATATCGCAGATGAAGTATTCGTTTGTGGTACATCAGCATTCGTGGCTAGTGTTGCTGAGATTGATGGACGAAAGTTAGACGGTGAAAATTCAATCACACAAAAAATCGCTATTTTGCATGCCGAAGCGTTGCGTAGTGGCGATGTTTTGTAA
- a CDS encoding lysine--tRNA ligase, giving the protein MATLQDYRDERLRKLTQLRELGVDAYPADSHRTHNTTDIVNEFEQLQGQTVTVAGRIMGLRKFGKLAFIVIRDQTGQVQLFLHAPDVAPLNADQSVIGMEQLPLLDSGDFVEATGEVIKTKTGEISVGVKTLRLLTKSLRPMPTELTDKEQRLRRRYVDMNVNLDVRERFVRRSRFWQATRDYLNRNGFVEVNVPVLEHTTGGADANPFVTHMDALDQDFYLRISHELPLKRLLGAGFEKVYDIGPRFRNENYSDEHLPEHVAMEWYWAYADWRDGMKFMTDMYRHVLKETFGTLQFKLGSFDVDLGKEWEEWDYAEVIKKHYGIDIFNCTLDEVKQALSEHKLEVEKTENKARGIDKLWKNIRKDVAGPVWLINTPTFVSPLSKTNHDRPETTQRFQPVIAGSELGNGFSELNDPLDQLNRFVEQQKMRDAGDEEAMMLDIDYIEMLEYGMPPACGWGFSERVFWIFEGVSAREGVPFPQLRHEIDETTKSVYSDVTLE; this is encoded by the coding sequence ATGGCAACGCTCCAAGATTACAGAGATGAACGTCTTCGAAAATTGACCCAGCTTAGAGAGCTGGGCGTTGATGCATATCCGGCCGATTCGCATCGAACACACAATACTACTGATATTGTTAATGAATTTGAACAATTACAGGGCCAGACAGTGACTGTAGCGGGACGAATCATGGGACTTCGCAAATTTGGCAAGTTAGCTTTTATCGTTATTCGTGATCAAACAGGGCAAGTACAGTTATTTTTGCACGCGCCAGATGTCGCACCGCTTAATGCTGACCAGAGTGTTATCGGCATGGAACAGTTGCCGCTACTTGATAGTGGTGATTTCGTTGAGGCGACAGGTGAGGTGATAAAAACAAAAACCGGAGAAATTTCGGTAGGCGTTAAAACTCTGCGACTACTTACCAAAAGCCTGCGGCCTATGCCTACGGAGTTGACCGACAAGGAGCAACGCTTGCGTCGTCGTTACGTCGACATGAATGTTAATCTTGATGTGCGTGAACGATTCGTGAGGCGTAGCCGTTTTTGGCAGGCAACGCGCGATTATCTCAATCGAAATGGTTTCGTTGAAGTCAATGTGCCAGTTCTTGAACACACGACCGGTGGCGCAGATGCTAATCCGTTTGTGACGCATATGGATGCGCTTGACCAAGATTTTTATTTGCGCATTAGTCATGAACTACCGCTCAAGCGGTTACTCGGTGCTGGTTTTGAAAAAGTATATGACATCGGTCCACGATTTAGAAATGAAAACTACAGCGACGAACACCTACCAGAACACGTGGCCATGGAATGGTATTGGGCATATGCTGATTGGCGTGACGGCATGAAATTTATGACAGATATGTATCGCCACGTACTGAAGGAGACGTTTGGAACTTTGCAATTCAAGCTTGGTTCATTCGATGTCGATCTTGGCAAAGAGTGGGAAGAGTGGGATTACGCTGAAGTTATTAAAAAACATTACGGCATAGACATTTTTAACTGTACTTTAGATGAAGTAAAGCAGGCACTCTCGGAGCATAAACTTGAGGTAGAGAAAACGGAAAATAAGGCGCGTGGTATAGATAAGCTTTGGAAAAACATCCGTAAAGATGTTGCAGGTCCTGTATGGCTTATTAATACACCGACGTTTGTGAGTCCACTATCGAAGACTAATCATGACAGGCCAGAAACAACACAACGTTTCCAGCCGGTTATTGCTGGATCGGAACTTGGAAACGGTTTCTCTGAACTGAATGATCCTTTAGATCAACTTAATCGGTTTGTTGAGCAGCAAAAAATGCGTGATGCTGGTGACGAGGAAGCGATGATGCTTGATATCGATTACATCGAAATGCTTGAGTATGGCATGCCACCGGCGTGTGGCTGGGGCTTTAGTGAGCGCGTATTTTGGATATTTGAAGGCGTTAGTGCGCGTGAAGGAGTTCCATTCCCGCAGCTGCGTCACGAGATTGATGAAACAACGAAATCCGTTTATTCGGATGTAACCCTGGAGTAA
- the greA gene encoding transcription elongation factor GreA produces the protein MKKLFQITEVGKNELEKELLELKSRRGAIAEKIAEARDYGDLSENAEYDSAREEQGLVESRIAEIEDVLLNAEIIKSSRSSSVKLGSKVELKFGQKIVTYHVVGPVEADPLEGRISNESPIGLALMGKKIGDIATITTPKGSIQYEVVKVG, from the coding sequence ATGAAAAAATTGTTCCAAATTACTGAAGTTGGCAAAAATGAGCTTGAAAAAGAGCTTCTTGAGCTTAAGAGCCGTCGTGGTGCCATTGCTGAAAAGATTGCCGAAGCACGCGATTATGGTGATCTTAGTGAAAATGCCGAGTATGATTCTGCTCGCGAAGAGCAAGGACTAGTGGAGAGTCGTATTGCTGAGATTGAAGACGTACTTCTAAATGCTGAAATTATAAAATCGTCTCGAAGCAGCAGTGTTAAGTTAGGAAGTAAAGTTGAGCTAAAGTTTGGTCAAAAGATTGTGACGTATCATGTCGTAGGGCCAGTAGAGGCGGATCCGCTTGAGGGCAGGATTAGCAATGAATCTCCAATAGGTCTAGCTCTAATGGGTAAAAAAATTGGTGATATCGCTACGATTACTACTCCAAAGGGTAGTATCCAATATGAAGTTGTAAAAGTCGGCTAG
- a CDS encoding prolyl-tRNA synthetase: MRISQLFTRTSKTVPGDEVAKNAQLLIQAGFIHKEMAGVYAYLPLGFKVLENVKRVVREEMNAIGGQEVLMTTLQPRDIWEKTDRWDDKKVDNWFKTKLANGTELGVGLTHEEPIVDAVGNYVSSYKDLPFFVYQIGNKFRNELRAKSGLLRGREFVMKDMYSFARNQQEHEELYERAVSAYHKVYERLGLGDVTYRTYADGGIFTSRFSDEFQTLSEVGEDKIFVNEAKKIAINEEIMTEENLAKLELNRDDLVEKRGVEVGNTFHLETKYTDALGVYYVDEHGEKRQMIMGCYGIGVSRLMGVIAEHFCDDKGLVWPEEIAPAKVYLVRIGGEEAVTYADGLYGELIAKGVEVLYDDRDERPGAKFADSELMGIPYRITVSDRLIQSGKYEFTPRSTGVSIELTHAELLAKLG; encoded by the coding sequence ATGAGAATTAGTCAGTTATTTACAAGAACTAGTAAGACCGTTCCAGGTGATGAAGTGGCGAAAAACGCCCAACTTTTGATTCAGGCTGGATTTATACACAAGGAGATGGCTGGCGTGTATGCATATCTGCCCCTTGGATTTAAAGTACTCGAGAACGTCAAGCGAGTTGTTCGCGAGGAAATGAATGCCATAGGTGGCCAAGAAGTGCTTATGACGACGCTGCAACCACGTGACATTTGGGAAAAAACCGACCGTTGGGACGATAAAAAGGTCGACAACTGGTTTAAAACAAAACTTGCAAACGGTACTGAGCTGGGCGTTGGGCTTACTCATGAGGAGCCGATTGTAGATGCTGTCGGAAATTACGTTAGTTCTTACAAGGATCTTCCTTTTTTCGTATACCAAATAGGCAACAAGTTTCGTAATGAACTGCGTGCAAAAAGTGGCCTGCTTCGTGGCAGGGAATTTGTCATGAAAGACATGTATAGCTTTGCCAGAAATCAACAAGAACATGAAGAGCTGTATGAGCGAGCGGTTAGTGCCTACCATAAAGTCTACGAGAGGCTGGGACTTGGCGACGTTACCTACCGCACGTATGCGGATGGTGGCATTTTTACATCTCGTTTTAGCGACGAATTTCAAACCCTGAGCGAGGTAGGTGAAGATAAGATTTTTGTAAATGAAGCAAAGAAAATCGCGATTAACGAAGAGATTATGACCGAAGAGAATTTGGCTAAGCTTGAATTAAATAGAGACGATTTGGTTGAAAAGCGAGGCGTCGAGGTGGGTAATACGTTCCATCTAGAGACAAAGTATACGGATGCATTGGGTGTGTACTATGTCGACGAACACGGTGAAAAACGGCAAATGATTATGGGCTGCTACGGCATCGGTGTCAGTAGATTGATGGGAGTTATCGCTGAGCATTTTTGTGATGACAAAGGTTTGGTGTGGCCTGAAGAAATCGCGCCTGCGAAAGTGTATCTTGTACGTATTGGAGGCGAGGAAGCTGTTACTTACGCAGATGGACTGTATGGCGAGTTGATCGCAAAAGGCGTTGAAGTTCTTTATGATGATCGAGATGAACGGCCGGGTGCGAAGTTTGCAGATAGCGAGCTGATGGGTATACCATATCGCATAACTGTTAGTGACCGTTTAATCCAATCAGGAAAATATGAATTTACCCCTCGATCAACAGGTGTAAGTATTGAATTGACACACGCTGAGCTACTTGCTAAACTGGGGTAA
- a CDS encoding CPBP family intramembrane metalloprotease has protein sequence MLLLLPAWVSGAFVASNFIVIALLEILKWLNMPASSFLRPAIIQTAIATAIYALTIAIVILAPYVMGRKSSIDLRVLGLNRLITWTDIGLAPVVFLAYTIVVSMVLAFVTALIPNFPTNQVQDVGFHAFGTSTDNILAFATLVVLAPLAEETLFRGYLYGKLKGYVPAVIAALATSLLFGIAHFQWNVGVDVFVLSLFLCGLRSLTGSIWAGVLVHMIKNGIAYYILFVSPFVGG, from the coding sequence ATGTTGCTGCTGTTGCCAGCTTGGGTCTCTGGTGCTTTTGTCGCAAGTAATTTTATCGTCATTGCATTGCTTGAGATATTGAAGTGGCTGAATATGCCCGCAAGTAGTTTTCTTCGACCTGCAATTATCCAAACGGCTATCGCAACAGCGATTTATGCGCTAACCATAGCAATCGTCATCCTTGCGCCATATGTAATGGGTCGCAAATCATCCATTGATCTAAGAGTGCTCGGCTTAAATCGATTAATCACATGGACAGATATTGGTCTGGCGCCGGTGGTGTTTTTAGCGTACACCATTGTTGTGTCAATGGTGTTAGCTTTCGTAACGGCACTTATCCCGAACTTCCCGACTAATCAGGTGCAAGATGTTGGATTTCATGCGTTTGGCACGTCAACTGATAACATACTCGCTTTCGCGACGTTGGTCGTGTTAGCGCCTTTGGCTGAAGAGACATTATTTCGAGGCTATCTCTATGGTAAACTAAAGGGGTACGTGCCTGCTGTCATTGCAGCGCTTGCCACAAGTTTGTTGTTTGGCATCGCACACTTTCAGTGGAATGTTGGTGTCGACGTCTTTGTCTTAAGCCTCTTTCTTTGTGGTTTGCGCAGTCTGACTGGGAGTATATGGGCAGGCGTGCTTGTTCATATGATAAAAAATGGCATTGCGTACTATATATTGTTCGTCAGCCCGTTCGTCGGGGGATAA
- a CDS encoding site-2 protease family protein — protein MELIFGIIVGLIALTFLVVVHELGHAIAARRNGVVVEEFGIGFPPKAWSKKLKNKVEFSLNWLPLGGFVKLQGEYDSADKKGDYGAASFWVKTKILLAGVFINWVTAAVLLTILAFTGLPQVVNNQFTMPGDTKVVPQLVQLSSTKSNYPAAKAGLKQRDKIVRFAGQEVKTTQNFIDMTHQYAGQTVEVIYNRGGSEKITQVHLRKGSGVVFGASIVQPTETQSTWSAPIVGVATTGQLTWETLKGLGQLVGGLANGIVLQLTGNDHAKKIGSEEVAAAGDSVAGPIGILGVIFPAAQQAGLTQLIMLIAVISIALAVMNVLPIPALDGGRWFTMTAFRVLRKPLTKEREERIQTIGFATLMVLVVLVTVADVGKIIK, from the coding sequence ATGGAGTTGATTTTTGGAATTATCGTGGGACTTATTGCGCTGACTTTTCTCGTAGTTGTTCACGAGCTTGGTCATGCGATTGCAGCACGTAGGAATGGTGTTGTGGTCGAAGAATTCGGTATAGGATTTCCACCAAAAGCATGGAGTAAAAAGCTCAAAAATAAGGTTGAATTCAGTCTCAACTGGCTTCCTCTCGGTGGATTTGTGAAACTACAGGGAGAATATGATTCCGCAGACAAAAAAGGTGATTATGGTGCCGCTAGTTTTTGGGTAAAAACAAAAATATTACTTGCCGGCGTGTTTATTAATTGGGTAACCGCAGCGGTACTACTGACGATACTTGCATTTACGGGCTTGCCGCAGGTCGTAAACAATCAGTTTACGATGCCCGGAGATACGAAAGTCGTCCCGCAGTTAGTGCAGTTGAGCTCTACTAAATCAAATTATCCTGCAGCAAAGGCGGGCCTGAAGCAGCGCGATAAGATTGTACGTTTTGCCGGACAAGAAGTTAAAACTACACAGAATTTTATAGACATGACGCATCAGTATGCTGGTCAGACAGTTGAAGTGATATATAACCGTGGCGGATCCGAAAAAATTACTCAAGTTCATTTGCGAAAGGGGAGCGGTGTTGTATTTGGTGCCAGCATTGTTCAGCCGACTGAAACACAATCCACTTGGTCAGCCCCTATTGTTGGCGTCGCTACGACAGGTCAGCTTACCTGGGAAACCTTAAAGGGTCTTGGTCAGTTAGTTGGCGGTCTCGCAAATGGCATCGTATTACAGTTGACCGGTAACGATCATGCAAAAAAGATAGGTAGTGAAGAAGTGGCGGCTGCGGGAGATAGTGTTGCCGGACCTATTGGGATCTTAGGCGTCATCTTTCCTGCGGCTCAACAGGCCGGGTTAACGCAGTTGATTATGTTAATAGCTGTTATATCTATCGCTCTTGCTGTTATGAATGTACTACCAATTCCCGCACTTGATGGCGGTAGGTGGTTTACGATGACTGCGTTTCGTGTACTTCGTAAACCTCTAACAAAAGAACGAGAAGAGAGAATTCAGACAATCGGATTTGCAACTTTAATGGTACTAGTAGTGCTTGTGACGGTGGCAGATGTCGGAAAAATCATCAAATAA
- the frr gene encoding ribosome recycling factor, whose translation MFDIDTYELKMAGALEHFEAEIRKVQTGRAQPSMLDGIKVEAYGTHMPLNQVANVTAPESQQLQITPFDPTNIPAISAAIRNDQSLGLNPSDDGRVVRVPIPALTEERRRQLVKQVGEKVEEARIGLRAARQDALQEAKRQKEAKTLTEDDLKSVEKEVDRLVADYQAKIEAAFKTKEQDILKV comes from the coding sequence ATGTTTGATATAGATACGTATGAATTAAAGATGGCAGGTGCTCTAGAGCACTTTGAGGCAGAAATACGCAAAGTGCAGACCGGTCGTGCTCAGCCTAGTATGCTTGATGGAATCAAGGTCGAGGCTTACGGCACGCATATGCCGCTTAATCAGGTGGCTAACGTTACTGCACCGGAATCTCAACAGTTGCAAATTACACCATTTGATCCAACAAATATTCCTGCTATCTCAGCTGCAATCCGTAATGATCAGTCACTTGGCTTGAATCCTTCAGATGACGGTCGTGTTGTGCGTGTGCCAATTCCTGCGCTAACTGAAGAGCGTCGCAGGCAATTGGTTAAACAAGTAGGCGAAAAAGTCGAAGAGGCACGCATAGGGCTACGTGCAGCTCGACAAGATGCATTGCAAGAAGCCAAACGACAAAAAGAAGCAAAAACTCTTACCGAAGATGACTTGAAGTCAGTTGAAAAAGAAGTCGACCGTCTGGTTGCTGATTATCAGGCAAAGATTGAAGCGGCATTCAAAACAAAAGAGCAGGATATTCTGAAAGTATAG